A single window of Pectobacterium parmentieri DNA harbors:
- a CDS encoding dipeptide ABC transporter ATP-binding protein: MSFTQDHYASLSSSVPGLVLPEKRVVEVRNLSVYFEQQGLRVDAVRNLTFSVDRGETLAIVGESGSGKSVTSLALMRLVEHAGGVIHQGDMFFRRRDGHVLDLRGARQRVMRRLRGADLAMIFQEPMTSLNPVFPVGEQIAESIRLHQGMNRQAARAETLRMLDLVRIPEARNVLDRYPHQLSGGMRQRVMIAMALSCKPSLLIADEPTTALDVTIQAQILQLIRVLQREMDMAVIFITHDMGVVAEVAERVLVMHRGESVEAGSVGQIFTASQHRYTQGLLAAVPALGSMRGQPFPAKFPLLNQDMLPIVDSAPQDTVPAQAGPILQVSNLVTRFPIRSGLLNRVTRQVHAVENVSFDLWPGETLSLVGESGCGKSTTGRALLQLVESQKGNIIFNGQRIHQLKGSALQRLRRDIQLIFQDPYASLDPRLTVGFSIMEPLLVHNICRRQEAEKRVEWLLSRVGLEPEHARRYPHEFSGGQRQRVCIARALALNPKVVIADEAVSALDVSIQAQIINLMLELQREFGIAFLFISHDMAVVERISHRVAVMYMGQIVEIGPRQDVFERPRHPYTRKLMSAVPIADPSRRQREQVLLVDEIPSPIRVIGDEPTTAPLVQVGERHFVAHHPIAGAY, translated from the coding sequence ATGTCGTTCACACAGGATCATTATGCCTCGTTGTCTTCCTCTGTTCCGGGGCTGGTTTTGCCTGAGAAACGGGTAGTGGAGGTGCGCAACCTGAGTGTCTATTTCGAACAACAGGGACTGCGGGTGGATGCAGTACGCAATTTGACGTTCTCTGTCGATCGGGGCGAAACGCTGGCTATTGTCGGGGAGTCGGGGTCGGGCAAATCGGTGACGTCGCTGGCATTGATGCGTCTGGTCGAACACGCGGGTGGGGTGATCCATCAGGGGGATATGTTCTTTCGGCGCCGTGATGGACACGTACTGGACCTTCGTGGTGCCCGTCAGCGAGTGATGCGAAGGTTACGCGGTGCAGATCTCGCGATGATTTTCCAGGAACCGATGACGTCGCTCAATCCCGTTTTCCCGGTCGGTGAACAGATAGCCGAGTCGATTCGTTTGCATCAGGGGATGAACCGGCAGGCTGCGCGTGCAGAAACCTTGCGGATGTTGGATCTGGTCAGAATTCCGGAAGCGCGTAATGTGTTGGATCGTTATCCCCACCAGCTCTCCGGCGGCATGCGCCAACGGGTCATGATTGCAATGGCGCTCTCCTGCAAACCGTCGCTGTTGATTGCCGATGAACCGACGACCGCGCTGGATGTCACCATTCAGGCGCAAATCCTGCAACTTATCCGTGTGCTACAGCGTGAAATGGACATGGCGGTGATTTTTATCACTCATGACATGGGCGTGGTGGCGGAAGTGGCTGAGCGCGTATTGGTGATGCACCGTGGGGAAAGCGTTGAAGCGGGAAGCGTGGGGCAGATCTTTACCGCGTCACAGCATCGGTATACGCAGGGGCTGTTGGCGGCAGTTCCGGCATTAGGATCCATGCGCGGGCAACCGTTTCCGGCAAAATTTCCGCTACTGAATCAAGATATGCTGCCTATCGTGGACAGCGCGCCGCAGGACACGGTTCCCGCGCAGGCGGGGCCGATCTTGCAGGTTAGCAATCTGGTGACGCGTTTTCCGATTCGTAGCGGGTTATTGAACCGTGTGACACGGCAGGTGCATGCGGTGGAAAATGTCAGCTTCGATCTCTGGCCGGGCGAAACGCTTTCGCTGGTTGGCGAATCGGGGTGTGGCAAGTCCACCACTGGCCGTGCGCTGCTCCAACTGGTTGAAAGCCAGAAGGGCAACATTATCTTTAATGGTCAGCGTATCCATCAGTTGAAAGGGTCTGCATTACAGCGTTTGCGGCGTGATATTCAACTGATTTTTCAGGATCCTTATGCGTCTCTGGATCCTCGTCTGACGGTCGGGTTCTCAATTATGGAACCACTGCTGGTACACAACATTTGCCGTCGGCAGGAGGCAGAAAAGCGGGTTGAGTGGCTATTGTCGCGCGTGGGGTTGGAGCCGGAACATGCCCGACGCTATCCGCATGAATTTTCCGGCGGCCAGCGTCAGCGCGTTTGTATCGCCAGAGCGCTGGCGCTGAATCCTAAAGTGGTGATTGCGGATGAGGCCGTATCCGCGCTGGACGTGTCGATTCAGGCGCAAATCATCAATCTGATGTTGGAACTACAACGTGAGTTTGGCATCGCGTTTTTGTTTATTTCACATGATATGGCGGTAGTTGAGCGTATCAGCCATCGCGTAGCGGTGATGTACATGGGGCAAATTGTCGAGATTGGCCCACGGCAAGATGTGTTTGAACGTCCCCGGCATCCTTATACCCGCAAACTGATGTCGGCTGTGCCGATTGCCGATCCCTCACGCCGCCAGCGTGAGCAGGTTCTGCTGGTTGATGAAATACCCAGCCCGATCCGGGTGATTGGCGATGAGCCCACCACAGCGCCCTTGGTTCAGGTTGGTGAGCGACACTTTGTTGCGCACCATCCGATTGCCGGTGCTTATTAA
- the gsiB gene encoding glutathione ABC transporter substrate-binding protein GsiB, which produces MSVMTIKRRWFVAVGVTAAMAASPVWAAKDAVIAVGSTFTSLDPYDANDSLSQTVAKSFYQGLFGFDKNMKLVNVLADRYDVSPDGLTYTIKLHPGVKFHDGSVFNAAAVKVNLDRASNPDSRLKRYNLFRMIEKTDVVDELTVKITLKTPFSAFVNNLAHPAAVMISPAALTQYGKEIGFHPVGTGPYRFVAWNQTDFVKVEKFNGYWKAGLPKLDSITWRPVVDNNTRAALLQTGEAQFAYPIPFEQAKVLEKNDKLALVASPSILHRYISMNVTQKPFDNPKVRQALNYAINKEALIKVAFSGYATPAEGPLPSSIDYSVKYHPWPYDPAKARELLKEAGYPNGFTTTLWSSHNHSTAQKVLQFTQQQLAQVGVKVQVTAMDAGQRAAEVEGKGVKETGVRLFYTGWSASTGEADWALSPLFATASWPPAQFNTAFYSNPQVDADLSNALKTTERAEKQKLYKDAQDKIWADAPWIFLATERLVSANSKKLTGFYVMPDTLFSFEDADLTE; this is translated from the coding sequence ATGAGCGTAATGACGATAAAGCGGCGCTGGTTCGTGGCCGTAGGAGTAACCGCAGCCATGGCGGCCTCACCCGTCTGGGCAGCTAAAGATGCGGTTATCGCCGTAGGTTCCACGTTTACCAGCCTGGATCCGTATGATGCCAACGATTCGCTATCACAGACGGTGGCGAAGTCATTTTATCAGGGGCTCTTTGGTTTCGATAAAAATATGAAGCTGGTGAACGTGCTGGCGGATCGCTATGACGTGAGTCCAGACGGCCTGACGTATACCATCAAGTTGCACCCGGGCGTGAAATTTCACGATGGATCGGTGTTTAATGCCGCCGCTGTCAAAGTGAATCTGGATCGTGCCAGCAATCCAGACAGTCGTCTGAAGCGGTATAACCTGTTCAGGATGATCGAAAAAACCGACGTAGTAGACGAACTGACGGTGAAAATCACGCTGAAGACGCCGTTCTCGGCGTTTGTTAACAATCTGGCGCACCCGGCGGCGGTGATGATCTCGCCGGCGGCATTAACGCAGTACGGCAAGGAGATTGGTTTCCATCCGGTAGGGACGGGTCCGTACCGCTTTGTGGCCTGGAATCAGACCGATTTTGTCAAAGTTGAGAAGTTCAACGGCTACTGGAAGGCTGGGCTACCTAAGCTAGATAGCATTACCTGGCGTCCGGTAGTGGATAACAACACGCGTGCGGCACTGCTGCAAACGGGTGAAGCGCAGTTTGCTTACCCGATACCGTTCGAACAGGCCAAGGTGCTGGAGAAAAATGACAAGCTGGCTCTGGTGGCGTCACCGTCGATTCTGCACCGCTACATCAGCATGAATGTCACGCAGAAACCGTTTGATAACCCGAAAGTACGACAGGCGTTGAACTACGCCATTAACAAAGAAGCGCTGATTAAAGTGGCATTCTCCGGATATGCGACACCAGCAGAAGGGCCACTGCCGAGCAGCATTGATTATTCAGTAAAATATCACCCGTGGCCTTACGATCCGGCCAAAGCGCGCGAGCTGCTGAAAGAAGCGGGCTACCCGAACGGCTTCACCACTACGCTCTGGTCATCACATAACCACAGCACGGCGCAGAAAGTCTTGCAGTTCACGCAGCAGCAACTGGCCCAGGTTGGCGTGAAAGTGCAGGTGACTGCGATGGATGCAGGGCAACGCGCGGCTGAAGTGGAAGGTAAAGGTGTGAAAGAAACGGGCGTCCGCCTGTTCTACACCGGCTGGTCGGCATCGACGGGCGAGGCAGACTGGGCGCTGTCGCCACTGTTTGCTACCGCTTCCTGGCCACCCGCGCAGTTCAACACAGCGTTTTACAGCAACCCGCAGGTTGATGCGGATCTGTCCAATGCGTTGAAAACGACGGAGCGAGCGGAAAAACAGAAACTGTATAAGGATGCACAGGACAAAATCTGGGCCGATGCGCCGTGGATTTTTCTGGCGACAGAGCGTTTAGTGTCGGCTAATAGTAAGAAATTGACCGGATTTTATGTGATGCCGGATACCTTATTTAGCTTTGAGGATGCTGACCTGACGGAATAA
- the gsiC gene encoding glutathione ABC transporter permease GsiC codes for MLNYFIKRLLGLIPTLLIVMVLVFLFVHLLPGDPARLAAGREADAAVIEMVRQDLGLDKPLPHQFWHFFTNILQGDLGTSIVSKRPVTEEIAMRFMPTFWLTVCSMAWAVIFGMAIGIVSAVWRNGWPDRIGMTLAVSGLSFPAFALGMLLMQVFSVELGWLPTVGADTWLHYVLPSLTLGAAVAAVMARFTRASFVDVLQEDYMRTARAKGVRESLVVVKHGLRNALIPVVTMMGLQFGFLLGGSIVVEKVFNWPGLGRLLVDAVEMRDYPVIQAEVLLFSLEFILINLLVDMLYAAINPTIRYK; via the coding sequence ATGCTGAATTATTTTATTAAACGGCTACTGGGGCTGATCCCCACGCTCCTGATTGTTATGGTGCTGGTGTTCCTATTCGTTCATCTGTTACCTGGCGATCCGGCGCGTTTGGCCGCCGGACGGGAAGCGGACGCCGCCGTTATCGAGATGGTACGGCAGGACTTGGGATTGGATAAACCGCTACCGCACCAGTTCTGGCACTTCTTCACCAATATCCTGCAGGGGGATCTGGGAACGTCGATAGTGTCGAAACGGCCCGTCACGGAAGAGATCGCCATGCGTTTTATGCCGACGTTCTGGCTGACGGTTTGCAGTATGGCGTGGGCGGTGATTTTTGGCATGGCGATCGGCATCGTGTCTGCCGTATGGCGCAACGGCTGGCCGGACAGAATCGGGATGACGCTGGCGGTATCTGGCCTCTCTTTCCCCGCTTTTGCGCTCGGTATGCTCTTGATGCAGGTCTTTTCCGTTGAGTTAGGCTGGTTACCGACGGTGGGAGCGGATACCTGGCTGCACTACGTTTTGCCCTCGCTGACGTTGGGGGCGGCGGTGGCGGCGGTGATGGCGCGGTTTACCCGGGCGTCGTTTGTTGATGTGTTGCAGGAAGACTACATGCGAACAGCGCGGGCAAAAGGTGTGCGCGAATCGCTGGTTGTGGTGAAGCACGGGCTGCGCAATGCGTTGATTCCGGTGGTCACGATGATGGGATTGCAATTTGGCTTCCTGCTCGGTGGCTCCATCGTCGTGGAGAAGGTTTTCAACTGGCCGGGCTTAGGGCGGTTGCTGGTGGATGCCGTGGAGATGCGCGACTACCCGGTGATTCAAGCCGAGGTGCTGCTGTTTTCGCTGGAGTTTATTCTGATCAATCTGCTGGTTGATATGTTGTATGCCGCGATTAATCCAACCATTCGTTATAAATAA